Sequence from the Saccharopolyspora pogona genome:
GGCTTCCAGGAACTTCGAGATGTGGTTCGTCGTGGCCACAGCGGCCTCGCCGCTCCAGTTCGCTACCAAGGCGCGGAACTCCGTATCCACCTCGGCGTAGGTGTTCTGCATCGCGCCGTAGGCGCAGTGGATGGTGCCGATATCGTGGCGGAAGGCGGCGAAGTCGATGCCGTAGAGCCTGCGGTACTTGCCGTAGATGTCGCGTTCGAGATCGAGTCCGGCGCCCTTCCAGTCGTTGTAGAGCGGAAGGTAGTCATCAAAGAAACGCAGCCCGGCAAGCCCGACGTCCAGCAGCTCGTCGGACCGGCTCGCCCCGGCGCTGGCCATCTGCGCCAGCTCGCCTTTGGCGCCCTCGACGGCTTGCTTTGCCGCCTTGCCCTGCAGCATGTAGTCCTTGATCGAAGGCGCGGTTCTCGCTGCCAATTCCCCGGCTTCCCGCTGCGCGGTCACCGGATTAAGGCGCCCCAGAAACTCGATTCCCTTTTTGACTTCGTCCCACTCGCTCATGCTCAATCCCCAGTCTTAATGGAGCCGACGTTACGAGCGTTGTCCGCATCGACCGAGCCGTACGTGTCCGCGGAGGCCCCCAGGGCGTTCGCAATCCCCGCGACGCGCAACGCGTAATCGTGAACGCTTTTACTCATGTCGCTCACGAACTTGCGGTACTGCTCACCCGCATAATGGAATGGTTCCCCCACGTTTCCCCCAGATACGGGACTATTGGCCACGTCGTTGGCCTTGTCCTCAAGCGGCCCTACCACTGCCTGGAATGATTTCCCTACCGCAGCGAGATCTTCGCGGCTGACACCAAATCCTGTCACTGGCTATCGTGCCCCCTCCGAGGTTGTTGTCTGTGCGGCAGGCTGGCTCGCCGAAGGCTCCTCGCCGAAACCAGCGAACCACCGGACGGCCACCAGTGCGGCGACCTGTCCGCACCCTCCGTATGAACTGCCACACAAATCTGCCGCCTTCTCGTGTTCTGGTGACCGTAGCAGCCGGAATGCGTTGACTCGACCATTCGAGTGAGAGCGCCATCGCTGGTCCAGCTTCCGACATGCTCCGCGCCCGGTATCGATATGCTGCCGTGCGGCCAATCGGCCCGAAAAGTCCAATGTGGAACGCGCAGGGGTTTGGGTGGAGTGCAGTTTCTGGGAGTTCGGCGCCATTGTGCGCCACGAGAAGGCCCGTCACGAAGCTGGCCTGGTCTCGGCAACGGAGGCGCAGCGCAAGTTCGGCTTGCCGACGTTCGTGATCGCCCGCAACAGCGGACTCGACCAGCCCGACGACCCGCGTGCCGCGCTGGAGGCCGCCGCAGACAGCGCGCGGGCCAAGGGCTGGATCGAGCGATCCGGAAGGTTGAACGATCAGTGGTACGAGATCGTCTCTGCGCTGGTCTACGGCCAGTCCTTCGCCTACCTCTACCTCACCGAACCTGAAAAGCCCGAGACCCGGGCGATGGTTGCGGTCAACCATCTGGCGTTTCGCCTGATCCTGCGCGGCGACCGGGTGTGGATCGACGAAGTCGGCCCGAATGCTGCCGAGCAGGTGTTGGTGGCCTGTCTGCGCGACGTCAGCCCAGCGTCAGGGCGGCGGGTGCAGCTGCCGACCGCGGTGCTGCGAGCGGCTGGGATGGAAGCGGAAGACCACCAAGCCGACCAGGGCGACTGGATTGCCTACGAACTCGGCCAAGCGGGCATCCCGACCGAGGACGCCAAGATGGTCGGTGCGTTGTCGAAGCTCGGTGATCGGGTGACCGGGCAGTTCAACGTCGGAGTCCGCGAACCCGGCGGCACCGCTCGTCTCGCGCCGTGGGCGATCACGGTGCACCACAACCCCACGGGGCGGGTAGCGCAGATTCCGCAGCCGCCGCGTGGTGAGCAGACCCTGCTCACCCCGGCCAGCAACAAGACGCTGGCCACCGCGTTGCGTACCTATCGCGACGAGCTCCGCTTGCAGGTCCTCGACGCGTGGCGATTTGGGTAGTTCTACTCGACTTTGGCCCCGGTCTCGGTGGTTTGTGCCAGGATCTCGACCGGGGCCGCAAGATCGGTAAAGGGGAGGGCAAGTAGTGAGTGAGCCGGTAAGCGTCAACGGCCGCCAGACGTTCTACGTCGACCTCGACCGCGCACCCGAGCTCCTCGCCGAACTCGACGGTGTGCGCGCCAAGTACGAGGAAGCACGGAAGACGGCAGCAGAACTTGGGAACATCATGCCGCCGTTCGCAGACGATGTGACCGTCGAGGTCTTCAAGAAGCTCGGCGAACGCGCTCAAGGCGGTGAGGGCTGCCTCTATGACACTGCGCAAGGCATGATCCAGTGGATCGACGACTTCAAAGCCGCGATCCAGAAGACGATCGACGAGCACAAGCGCATCGACGAAGAGAACCGGATGGCATGACCGTGCACACCACGCGCACCACCCTCGCAGTGACAGCGAGTGTGCTGCTCCTTGGCTTGGCCGGCTGCTCCCCAACCACCGGCGGCGAACCAGAACCGAGTACGGGAGGTGAGACAACTGCAGCGGCCAGCGACCCGTTGCACATCGACAAGCCCAAGAACCTCAAGGCAGTAGCTGACCCGTGCCAGCTGCTGACGTCGACCCAGGTCCAGCAACTCAAGGCTGGAACACCTGCGCCTGGACAGTCTGAGTGGGGCCAGACGTCTTGTACGTGGCGGAACCAGGAGCTGCGGATCGACATTTCGCCCGACACCGTTCAAGGCCAAGGACTGCGCTGGATGGCGAAGACGGCTGGCGACAACGGCAAACCGAACGCCAACGTCAATGGCTACCCAGGTGTGCGCTACGGCGTGAGCAGGGGTTCGTGCGGTACCTATGTCGGAACTTCGGACAAGGACTTGTTCCTGGTTTATTTCCAGACCGGCAGCGAGGGTAGCCGCAACCCGGAGTATGCGGATCCGTGTGCGATGTCAGACAAGATCGCGGGCATGGTGCTGGAGAACATTCCTCCAGCCTGAGATGGGGGGCTGAGGGGATCATGGAACTGTTCGGCTGTTTGTTCGGCACCCGAGAGGTGCCGGGGCGGGCGCAGGCGGAGTTTGACCACCCCAAGATCTACGGCGAGGTCGAGTCCGGGCCGGGGGTGAGTGCGGCATCGCGGGCGGCGGCGAACTGGCGGGACCGAGTGAGCACCGCGTTCGGCGACGCCGACGGGGACCTGGATCGGGTGTTGAAGAAGTTCGACGTGGTCCTGCAGGGCGCCGCCGCTGAGCAGGCCAAGGACGCGGTGACGCCGTTGTCACAGGCGACCCGCCAGTCGATCGAGGTGGCCGCCCAGGTCGGGTCCGCGGTCGAGCAGCAGGCCCAGAGCTCGGCGGACTTCAAGAACGCCTTCCCGCCGCCGTATCAGGTGCCGCAGATCGACATCGGCTGGGGCGACTACGTCAACCCGATCGCCTACGGTGCGAGAACCGGGGTACGGGCGGCATACGAGGAAAAGCACGACCAGGTCGATGCCCAGGCGCGCGAGCAGTACGAGTCCTACACCCAGGCCAGCAACGACCGGGCCAACACGGTCCAGCGGTTCGATCCACCGCCGACGTTCACCGCCGACGTCGCGCCAGCGTCGACCGCGCCTGTGAACAAGGTCGACCCGAGCACCGGCTACACCAGCACTACCGGAACCGGCACCGGTTCGGCGCGGACGTCGCCGGGATCCGTGGGCACCACGGGTTCGGCGGCGCCGGGTGGGCAGCCGTCGGTGAGCCCTGATTCGCAGGCGCCGGCCGAGTCGGGCTCGGCGTGGGCGACCCCGCCTGCGGCTGGCGTGACACCTGGACCGACTGTCGGGGCGCCGACGTCAGGTCCTGGTGTCGGGGGTGGGTTCGTTGGCGGTGCGTTGATTCCGCCTGGCAGCACGAGCGGACCGGGTACCGGTGCGGGCGGCCGGGTCGGCGGCGGTACAGGCGGTCTTGGCTCCGGACGGGGCACAGGTGGCGGCGGAGGCAGCCGCGGGTTTGGGTCGGGCGGTTCCTCTGGTGGCTCGACATCCAGCAGCAGCTCCAGCGGGGCGGGTGGCCGCGGCGGCGCAAGCGGTGTCGCTGCTGGTGGAGGCTCCGTAGTGCGCGGTAAGCGTGAGGACGAGGACAAAGAGCACACCAACAAGTACCTGGAGCCCACCGACGAGGCGTGGAAAGAGCTCGGGCTGCCGAAGTTCGCTCCGCCGGTGTTCGGTGACTGGGCAGCCGAGGAGCAGGAGGGCAAACCCCCGCGCCCTTTGGAGAAGGACAACCCGTAACGGGTCACCTTCTCCCACTGCTGGCCGAGTGCTCCCGTTTCCTTCGGGAAGCACGCGGCCAGCTCCCTTCTTTCACGCCGTGTCCGGTCTGGGAACAATCTGAATCCGTCCGGTGCGGACCTGTTCGGAGCACCACGAGCACACCGGCCGATCGTCCCTTTCGGACACTTCGGCGGGTGGGGTGAGCGCGCCGCATACGGTGGTGTGCTTGCCGTCCTTGCGTGGCGGCATGTCGGTGGGCAGGACGTGGTTGTGGTAGCCGAATGCTGCCCAATACCCGGTCGGGACGTCCTCAACGGACTGATCATCTGACATGACGTCGTGCCTTTCCTTTCGGGGTTTTGGTGGCGGCGGCCGGGTCGGTGCGTCGGGGGATGCACCGACCCGGCCATCCAGAAACTCCCGGCGCACGCGGGATCGGTTGCGGCGGTGTGCCGTGCGTCGATCCCCACCAGCCACGAAGCGAGTCGGCCGGGTGGCTGTCGCGCGCCGGGAGCTGAACCGGCGAGGGCGGTGCACCGAGGGGCGGCGCATCGCCCTCGCCGGGCGACTCGGTGCCGGTCGGGGAAGTCACGACACCGAGCCGGGTCTACAGGTTCTGCAGCCCGACGAGGACTCGCCGCAGCGCGCCCGGATGACGGGCAAGCGCTACTTGGTCGCCGATCGGCAGGCCGGTGGAGGCCAGCGGCAGGAGGCGGGTTTCTTCGACGGCCAAGGCGTCGGCCAGGTCCCCGAGGATTGTGATCGGTTCGCGGAGCTGGTGCCGGCCGCCGCTAGTCTCGGCGTCGATCCGCTTGACCAAGTACTCGACCGTGAGCGCGCCCTCGCCGCTCCCGCCGTGCTGTGGCCGAGCCAGGAAGTAGCGGCAGCCCCACCAGGACAGGAGCACGACCGCAACAACCCCCACTGCGATACCCACGGTGATCATCCGCAAGCCCTTCCTTGATGGTGTGGCTGGTGGTGGAGAACAGGCCGCGCGACGTGCGCGGGTGGCCCGGCGAGCGACGTCGGGCGGATGGTGATCGGTCGGCCGATGTCGGCAGGTAGGCCGCAGAGCGGATGGGCGTGCAGCACCGCGATCGGGGCGTCAGCGTCGCCGGGCGGTGGGAGCGTGAGCACCGCGCGCAAGGTCCACACGGCCGGCGAGTGGTAGTGTCAGGAGACGACCTTGGGCCGGAACACGTCGGTGTCAGCCAACGTCGGGGTGCGGTAGGCGGTGGCGTCGTCCGCTCCGCGGAGGATCACTACGTCGGCGCAGGTCGGCCACTGGAACACATGGGCGACCAGCTGAGGGCCGGTCTTCGGGCCGAACACGTAGAGAACACCGCCTCGGCGGCGTAGCTTGCCCAGCAGCTCATCGACCTCGGTGTGGCTCACTTCTCCCCCCTCCCTTGGGCAGCCGGCATCGGGATGCCCGCCAGCCGGTGGGCCTCGGCGTTGCAGCCCGGGCAGGTTTCCCAGAGCCACGCCTCGACGGAGTTCTTCGCGCGAACCTGTTGCCGACACAGGGCGGTGATCTCCGTGCCGTCCGGCCAGCCGCCAGCAGGTCGCTCGTCGGTGGTCGCGTGCCGGGCGCCGTCGGCCGGAAGCCAACTGAACGGGTGCGGTCGGTACATCAGGCCGCCGCCTTCGAGGGTGCGGGACCGGTGGTCGGCACCGTGCTGGCCACCGGTCCCGCGGAACCGCCGCGCGCCGAAGGATGGATTCGTCGCGACAGGGCGGCATACATGCTGCGGCTACGCAACCGCCGCAGCGGTCTGTGGTGCATTGGATGTCTCGGCACTGCGAACACAGGTCCCAGGAGCATCTCGGCCACCTCCGGGGTTTGAAGATCTACGTCGCTGATCTCCATTGATGATCTACTGAGATCAATCTATATCGTAGAACTACAACGAAGAAGCGTCGAACGAGTTATCCACCCTGAAGGGCTACAGTTCAGGGCATGGCAAGTCCGATCATGCGGCGCAAGGCGCTGGGCCGTGAACTGCGGAAACTCCGAACGCAGGCAGGCGAGAGCCTGGAAGAGATCGCGAAGCTTCTCGGCTGCTCGACGGGCAAGGTCGGTCACTTCGAGACCGGCCGGAACGCGCCCAGCAAGCCCGAGTTGATGGTCCTGCTCAACCACTACAACATCAGCGCGCAGGACCAAGCGGTGTACGAGGAGATCCGGCAGGAAGCCTCGAAGCGCGGCTGGTGGTCGACCTACCGCCTGCCCAACTGGTTCTCCAACTACGTCGGCATGGAGACCGACGCCCTGAGGCTCCGCAACTTCGAGCTGGAGCTGATCCCAGGGCTGCTGCAGACCGAGGAATACGCGAGAGCCGTGACCGTGCTCGCGCGGCACATGACCGAACCTACCGAGGTTGAACGCAAGGTCGAGCTGCGCATGGCCCGGCAGAAGCGGCTATTCGCGGAAGAGCCGCTGGAGCAGATCGCTGTGATCTCCGAGGCGGCGCTGCATCGCTGTGTGAAGACCAAGGATGTCTCGGCAAGGCAGCTGACTCATCTGCTGGAAATGGGCGAACGACCCAACATCGAGATCCACATTTTGCCGTTCGACGACGGCCTGCATGCGTCGCTGTCCGGCAGTTTCGCGCTGCTCGACTTTCCATCTGAGACCTGGCCGCCCGCCGCATACCAGGAGTACGCCGTCGGGGGCCACCTTGTGGACGATCTGGAAATCGTGGCTGCGCTGGATACGCTCTTCGGCGAGCTTCGAGAGCGGGCGCTGAGTGAACGGGACAGCGCCCGCCTGATCTCGAAACTCGTACATAAGTGAAGGGCGAGAACTTATGAATCTCTCTCGCGTCTCTTGGCGCAAGTCTAGCTACAGCGGTGGGGGAAACGCCTGCGTCGAGATTGGCGTGGCGCCCGCGGTCGTTGGTGTGCGTGACACCAAGGACCGGTCCTATGGCACCCTCGCGGTGACGCCCGAGCGGTTCGCCGACTTCCTGACGGCGATCAAGGCTGGCAAGCTCGAACGCTGAGCTGCATCTGCGGCCCCCGTTCCACGGATGGAGGAACGGGGGCCGCAGCGCGTACATAGACCGGTGTGTCCCACATCTGTCCCACGTGGCTCGTTCCGTCCCAGGTAGAAGCCCTGCCAGGCCGTTCGACTACGAGGAGTGGAACGCCGGCTACAACGCCGACGCCAACTGATCTTTTCCCGTCCTCCGCAGCGGATTCGCCGCGGAGGGGCTGGTGTCGCGGGCCGAGAGCTGTCGCGTACGCTGGAAAAGCTGGCTGGGATGATGCGCAGCTGTTCATCCACCGATGCCGCACCACCTGCCCTGTTGAATTGACCACCGAAACTTGTGATGTCTAAGAACCATGCAGCGCGCACCGCGCACGTCGGCCCTTGGGTGATCGACACTCGGGAGATCGGCCACCGGGCCGGCAGTAGCCGCGCCTACACGCGCAGTGCCCCGGCACCGGCCGGGTTCGGGCTGGACATGATCAAGGTGCCCGAGGGCGAGCCGGTCGAGCTCGACCTGCTGGCCGAGTCGGTGGTGGAGGGCGTGCTGGTGTCGGGCACCGCCGCGGCCACCTTGACCGGCGATTGCGTCTGTTGCCTGGACCCGATCTCCGACGAGGTCGAGGTGGAGGTGCGGGAGCTGTTCGCCTACCCGGACAGCGCCACGGACGCCAGCACCGATGACTACGAGGTGGAGCGGGTCGTGGACGACCTGATCGACCTCGAACCGGTGGTGCGGGACGCGATGTTGCTGTCGCTGCCCTCGGCGCCGTTGTGCTCGCCGGACTGCCCGGGGCTGTGCTCCGGGTGCGGCGTGAAGTGGGCCGAACTCGCCCCCACTCACACGCATGAGACCATTGATCCTCGCTGGGCCGCACTGCAAGAGCGGCCCAGCGGGACCGAGGAGGAGAAGTAGTCGTGGCCGTCCCGAAGCGCAAGATGTCCCGGGCCAACACCCGTCACCGCCGGTCGCAGTGGAAGACCTCGGCGCCGACGCTGGTGCAGTGCTCCAACCGTGCCTGCCGTGAGCAGAAGCTGCCGCACGTGGTCTGCCCGGCCTGCGGCCAGTACGACGGCCGCCAGGTCGTCCAGCCCGCTTGATCGGCGGCCGCGTAGTGGGGGGAAAGCAGTCACGGACCCGGAAGGTCGATCGGGCTCCGCTGTTGGCGGCGCTCGGCGTCGAGCTCGACGCCGAGCTGCTCACCCTTGCCCTCACCCACCGCTCGTACGCCTACGAGAACGGCGGTCTGCCGCCGAACGAGCGGCTGGAGTTCCTCGGGGACGCGGTGCTCGGCCTGGTGATCACCGATCACCTGTACACCGAGCACCCGGACCTGCCCGAGGGGCAGCTCGCGAAGCTCCGCGCCAGCGTGGTCAACATGCATGCGCTGGCCGGCGTCGCCCGCGGGCTCGGTGAGGGCGGTCTGGGCGAGTACCTGCTGCTGGGCAGGGGCGAGGAGCTCACGGGGGGCCGGGACAAGGCG
This genomic interval carries:
- a CDS encoding ESX secretion-associated protein EspG; its protein translation is MECSFWEFGAIVRHEKARHEAGLVSATEAQRKFGLPTFVIARNSGLDQPDDPRAALEAAADSARAKGWIERSGRLNDQWYEIVSALVYGQSFAYLYLTEPEKPETRAMVAVNHLAFRLILRGDRVWIDEVGPNAAEQVLVACLRDVSPASGRRVQLPTAVLRAAGMEAEDHQADQGDWIAYELGQAGIPTEDAKMVGALSKLGDRVTGQFNVGVREPGGTARLAPWAITVHHNPTGRVAQIPQPPRGEQTLLTPASNKTLATALRTYRDELRLQVLDAWRFG
- a CDS encoding YceD family protein produces the protein MSKNHAARTAHVGPWVIDTREIGHRAGSSRAYTRSAPAPAGFGLDMIKVPEGEPVELDLLAESVVEGVLVSGTAAATLTGDCVCCLDPISDEVEVEVRELFAYPDSATDASTDDYEVERVVDDLIDLEPVVRDAMLLSLPSAPLCSPDCPGLCSGCGVKWAELAPTHTHETIDPRWAALQERPSGTEEEK
- a CDS encoding PPE domain-containing protein — its product is MELFGCLFGTREVPGRAQAEFDHPKIYGEVESGPGVSAASRAAANWRDRVSTAFGDADGDLDRVLKKFDVVLQGAAAEQAKDAVTPLSQATRQSIEVAAQVGSAVEQQAQSSADFKNAFPPPYQVPQIDIGWGDYVNPIAYGARTGVRAAYEEKHDQVDAQAREQYESYTQASNDRANTVQRFDPPPTFTADVAPASTAPVNKVDPSTGYTSTTGTGTGSARTSPGSVGTTGSAAPGGQPSVSPDSQAPAESGSAWATPPAAGVTPGPTVGAPTSGPGVGGGFVGGALIPPGSTSGPGTGAGGRVGGGTGGLGSGRGTGGGGGSRGFGSGGSSGGSTSSSSSSGAGGRGGASGVAAGGGSVVRGKREDEDKEHTNKYLEPTDEAWKELGLPKFAPPVFGDWAAEEQEGKPPRPLEKDNP
- a CDS encoding zinc finger protein; translated protein: MYRPHPFSWLPADGARHATTDERPAGGWPDGTEITALCRQQVRAKNSVEAWLWETCPGCNAEAHRLAGIPMPAAQGRGEK
- a CDS encoding WXG100 family type VII secretion target, with product MSEWDEVKKGIEFLGRLNPVTAQREAGELAARTAPSIKDYMLQGKAAKQAVEGAKGELAQMASAGASRSDELLDVGLAGLRFFDDYLPLYNDWKGAGLDLERDIYGKYRRLYGIDFAAFRHDIGTIHCAYGAMQNTYAEVDTEFRALVANWSGEAAVATTNHISKFLEAGHTFQEGVNTFGRNVEHHATAMETIVRLCAQSALELFSVDCAGQVPPSIQQYIKMARHQSGVALNDAVGTVVDEFGDLIKAGASIIPQAGDRVGAAVDVLKEAADQAKKLLNNEFIPAFESKLNKFNEIVCAKTEDDIRSLWDEFIAAAECVPNNPFAGVPPLFSA
- a CDS encoding DUF397 domain-containing protein, with product MNLSRVSWRKSSYSGGGNACVEIGVAPAVVGVRDTKDRSYGTLAVTPERFADFLTAIKAGKLER
- a CDS encoding WXG100 family type VII secretion target: MTGFGVSREDLAAVGKSFQAVVGPLEDKANDVANSPVSGGNVGEPFHYAGEQYRKFVSDMSKSVHDYALRVAGIANALGASADTYGSVDADNARNVGSIKTGD
- a CDS encoding helix-turn-helix domain-containing protein; this translates as MRRKALGRELRKLRTQAGESLEEIAKLLGCSTGKVGHFETGRNAPSKPELMVLLNHYNISAQDQAVYEEIRQEASKRGWWSTYRLPNWFSNYVGMETDALRLRNFELELIPGLLQTEEYARAVTVLARHMTEPTEVERKVELRMARQKRLFAEEPLEQIAVISEAALHRCVKTKDVSARQLTHLLEMGERPNIEIHILPFDDGLHASLSGSFALLDFPSETWPPAAYQEYAVGGHLVDDLEIVAALDTLFGELRERALSERDSARLISKLVHK
- a CDS encoding DUF3558 domain-containing protein, which codes for MTVHTTRTTLAVTASVLLLGLAGCSPTTGGEPEPSTGGETTAAASDPLHIDKPKNLKAVADPCQLLTSTQVQQLKAGTPAPGQSEWGQTSCTWRNQELRIDISPDTVQGQGLRWMAKTAGDNGKPNANVNGYPGVRYGVSRGSCGTYVGTSDKDLFLVYFQTGSEGSRNPEYADPCAMSDKIAGMVLENIPPA
- the rpmF gene encoding 50S ribosomal protein L32, encoding MAVPKRKMSRANTRHRRSQWKTSAPTLVQCSNRACREQKLPHVVCPACGQYDGRQVVQPA